The proteins below are encoded in one region of Sminthopsis crassicaudata isolate SCR6 chromosome 1, ASM4859323v1, whole genome shotgun sequence:
- the INKA1 gene encoding PAK4-inhibitor INKA1, whose amino-acid sequence MRSSRLDSFLGQFRLELLCGREESSSPRMQAPSQPTPPEPAGGPRPCLPPRASDASEADSACCLEEDDEEGAALSPCERTLDWDSGYSEVSGSTWRDEDRPVLRRVGRLRGRASPPAGRRPRPKSTSDVCLEQWRGLDAEDWTASLLSRSRSRQPLVLGDNCFADLVENWMELPEAAGEGCPPGPPRWLGRPHHFLLNLSDQLRRRLGGGGGGGRSRGSSGAGAAPQRSSPAARAAKRLSCPPAPGCPLPSPDLATDFTHFAALMRSRSRQPIICNDVIGYI is encoded by the exons ATGCGGAGCTCCCGGCTGGACAGTTTCCTGGGGCAGTTCCGTCTGGAGTTG cTGTGCGGGAGGGAAGAGTCAAGCTCCCCCCGGATGCAGGCTCCCTCCCAGCCAACCCCGCCGGAGCCAGCCGGCGGCCCCCGGCCCTGCCTCCCCCCGCGAGCGTCGGACGCCTCGGAAGCGGACTCGGCCTGCTGCCTGGAAGAGGACGACGAGGAAGGAGCTGCGCTGTCTCCCTGTGAACGCACCCTGGACTGGGACTCCGGCTACTCGGAGGTGTCGGGGAGCACCTGGCGGGACGAGGACCGGCCGGTGCTCCGGAGGGTGGGGCGCCTTCGGGGCCGGGCCAGCCCCCCGGCCGGACGCCGGCCCCGCCCCAAATCTACTTCGGACGTCTGTCTGGAGCAGTGGCGGGGGCTGGATGCGGAGGACTGGACCGCATCTCTGCTGTCGCGGAGCCGCAGCCGCCAGCCCCTGGTGCTAGGGGATAACTGCTTCGCAGACCTGGTGGAGAACTGGATGGAGCTGCCGGAGGCGGCGGGGGAAGGGTGCCCGCCGGGGCCCCCCCGCTGGTTGGGGAGGCCCCACCACTTCTTGCTCAACCTCTCGGACCAGCTCAGGCGCCGACTcggtgggggtgggggcgggggccGGAGCCGGGGCTCTTCGGGAGCTGGGGCGGCCCCCCAGCGGAGCAGTCCGGCAGCCAGGGCCGCCAAGCGCCTGTCCTGCCCCCCTGCACCCGGGTGCCCCCTCCCCTCGCCGGACCTCGCCACAGACTTTACTCACTTTGCGGCTCTCATGAGGAGCCGCAGTCGCCAGCCCATCATTTGCAATGATGTCATTGGCTACATCTGA